In Reichenbachiella agarivorans, one genomic interval encodes:
- a CDS encoding four helix bundle protein, with protein sequence MRDYKKYDVWKLGHELTLAIYKITDKFPESEKFRIVDQIRRAAYSIPSNIVEGCGRESDVEFKRYLVVSRGSANELEYFLILSRDLSFIDQTEFDVLFDQVNKVNRSITNLIKKL encoded by the coding sequence TTGAGAGATTATAAGAAATACGATGTTTGGAAATTGGGTCATGAATTAACTTTGGCTATTTATAAAATAACCGACAAGTTTCCAGAGAGTGAAAAGTTCAGAATAGTTGATCAAATAAGAAGAGCGGCATATTCTATTCCTTCTAATATTGTGGAAGGATGTGGCAGAGAATCTGATGTTGAGTTTAAAAGGTATTTGGTCGTTTCCAGAGGTTCTGCGAATGAATTAGAATACTTCTTGATTTTGTCAAGAGATTTAAGTTTTATAGATCAAACAGAGTTTGATGTTCTTTTTGATCAAGTAAACAAAGTAAATAGGAGTATAACAAATTTGATTAAGAAATTATAA
- the leuC gene encoding 3-isopropylmalate dehydratase large subunit: MGNTLFDKVWDAHVVKKIEGGPDVVFIDRHMVHEVTSPVAFLGLKTRGLKVLHPEKTFATADHNTPTINQHLPVEDPLSASQLKALEENAKAHGISHWGLGHAKNGIVHVVGPEYGITQPGATIVCGDSHTSTHGAFGAIAFGIGTSEVEMVLSSQCIMQPKPKKMRINVNGALQKGVSPKDVALYIISKLTTSGATGYFVEYAGDVFENMTMEGRMTVCNLSIEMGARGGMIAPDETTFEYVKGREFTPSGAAWDKAMAYWSTLKTDADAKFDLEYTYDAADIEPMITYGTNPGMGMGISKHIPKAEDLDGGVATYEKSLGYMNFNQGDSMIGKKIDYVFLGSCTNGRIEDFRAFASIVKGRKKADHVTAWLVPGSHQVEAAIKEEGILDILTESGFELREPGCSACLAMNDDKVPAGKLAVSTSNRNFEGRQGPGSRTLLASPLVAAASAVNGVVSDPRELMTA; this comes from the coding sequence ATGGGCAATACGTTGTTTGACAAAGTGTGGGATGCACACGTGGTTAAGAAAATAGAAGGTGGGCCAGATGTTGTGTTTATTGATAGACACATGGTTCATGAGGTGACAAGTCCCGTTGCTTTTTTGGGATTGAAGACGAGAGGGTTGAAGGTACTGCACCCTGAGAAGACATTTGCGACAGCAGATCACAACACACCAACGATCAACCAACATTTACCAGTAGAGGATCCTTTATCTGCCAGCCAATTGAAAGCGTTGGAAGAAAATGCCAAAGCTCATGGTATCTCACATTGGGGATTAGGTCATGCCAAAAATGGTATTGTGCACGTAGTAGGTCCAGAGTATGGTATCACTCAGCCAGGAGCGACTATAGTATGTGGTGATTCACACACATCTACTCACGGTGCGTTCGGAGCGATTGCGTTCGGCATTGGTACTTCTGAGGTTGAGATGGTACTCTCTTCTCAGTGCATCATGCAGCCAAAGCCTAAGAAAATGAGAATCAATGTCAATGGAGCCTTGCAAAAAGGGGTGTCTCCAAAAGACGTGGCTCTTTATATTATCTCCAAATTGACTACTTCGGGTGCGACAGGCTACTTTGTAGAGTATGCAGGTGATGTGTTTGAAAACATGACTATGGAGGGTCGTATGACTGTTTGTAACCTCAGTATCGAAATGGGTGCAAGAGGAGGGATGATCGCTCCTGATGAGACTACTTTCGAATATGTGAAAGGCAGAGAGTTTACGCCATCTGGAGCAGCTTGGGACAAGGCTATGGCATATTGGAGTACTTTGAAAACTGATGCTGATGCGAAGTTTGATCTAGAGTACACTTATGATGCTGCAGACATTGAGCCAATGATCACGTATGGTACCAATCCAGGTATGGGAATGGGTATCAGCAAGCATATTCCTAAGGCTGAAGATTTGGATGGTGGTGTAGCCACGTATGAAAAATCTTTAGGATATATGAACTTCAATCAGGGAGATTCAATGATCGGAAAGAAAATTGATTATGTATTCTTGGGAAGCTGCACCAACGGTAGAATAGAAGACTTTAGAGCATTTGCCTCTATCGTCAAAGGTAGAAAAAAAGCAGATCACGTGACAGCATGGTTGGTTCCTGGATCACACCAGGTAGAAGCTGCTATCAAAGAAGAAGGTATCTTGGATATTTTGACTGAGTCTGGATTTGAATTGAGAGAGCCAGGTTGTTCTGCATGCTTGGCGATGAATGATGACAAAGTGCCAGCGGGTAAATTGGCAGTCAGTACGTCCAACAGAAACTTTGAAGGAAGACAAGGTCCAGGTTCAAGGACGCTTTTGGCTAGTCCGCTCGTAGCAGCAGCATCAGCAGTAAATGGCGTGGTGAGTGATCCAAGGGAGTTGATGACCGCTTAG
- a CDS encoding cupin domain-containing protein encodes MKTSITKSIWQELQTADKPVVKVLHKTDKTKIVGVGLKKGVMLAEHLTKVPTKMIVIEGQIQYSQKGEETILSKLDEWDIPVEVLHEVLGLENSLFVLMMELG; translated from the coding sequence ATGAAAACATCCATCACAAAAAGTATTTGGCAAGAACTCCAAACAGCGGACAAGCCAGTTGTCAAAGTGCTGCACAAAACAGACAAAACCAAAATTGTAGGTGTTGGTTTAAAGAAAGGGGTAATGTTGGCCGAGCATCTGACCAAAGTGCCCACCAAAATGATTGTTATAGAAGGACAAATCCAATATTCACAAAAAGGAGAGGAGACAATTTTAAGTAAATTGGATGAGTGGGATATTCCTGTGGAAGTGCTACATGAGGTACTAGGACTAGAAAATAGTCTCTTTGTCCTCATGATGGAGTTGGGATGA
- a CDS encoding group III truncated hemoglobin: protein MNKNDISSREDLELLVNTFYGKVRRHAMLGPIFNTVINDWPEHLSKLADFWETNLFFVQKFKGNPMKAHLEVDEQFDHSISQEHFGNWLQLWFETMDELFEGEKATLAKERARNIAHITFMRLFEARQTR, encoded by the coding sequence ATGAACAAGAATGACATATCATCGAGAGAGGACTTGGAACTGCTAGTCAATACATTTTATGGCAAGGTACGTCGACATGCGATGTTGGGACCAATTTTCAATACTGTGATTAATGATTGGCCAGAGCACCTGTCCAAATTGGCTGATTTTTGGGAGACCAATTTATTTTTCGTGCAGAAGTTCAAAGGCAATCCAATGAAGGCACACTTGGAGGTCGATGAGCAGTTTGACCATTCTATTTCACAAGAGCATTTTGGCAATTGGTTGCAGTTGTGGTTCGAGACCATGGACGAGCTTTTCGAAGGTGAAAAGGCCACTTTGGCCAAGGAAAGAGCCAGAAATATCGCTCATATTACCTTTATGAGACTTTTTGAAGCACGACAAACACGCTAA
- a CDS encoding SDR family oxidoreductase — protein MRSIENKVALITGGTKGIGYGIAEAMLKDNMKVAITGRTQEGIDVAVAELKKYGEVMGIVADVREAAVMRLATTTVVDKWGQLDVLIANAGVGHFGSITELSDQQWQETIDINLTGVFNSVRAAIPALKETKGYIFTIASLAGANFFAGGSAYNASKFGLVGFTQAMMLDLRHEGINVSTIMPGSVATYFNNHIPNEQDDWKIQIEDLGQLVVDVLKLDPRTLPSKIEVRPSQPPKK, from the coding sequence ATGAGATCCATAGAAAACAAAGTAGCCCTCATCACAGGAGGCACCAAAGGCATTGGATACGGTATTGCAGAAGCGATGCTCAAAGACAATATGAAAGTAGCCATCACTGGACGTACGCAGGAAGGAATCGATGTAGCGGTAGCTGAGTTGAAAAAATACGGAGAGGTAATGGGGATCGTAGCAGATGTACGCGAAGCTGCCGTGATGAGGTTAGCCACCACCACAGTCGTCGATAAATGGGGACAACTGGATGTACTGATAGCCAATGCTGGTGTAGGTCACTTTGGCTCTATCACCGAATTGAGTGACCAGCAATGGCAGGAGACGATCGATATCAACTTGACAGGAGTGTTCAACTCGGTCAGAGCGGCTATTCCTGCGCTCAAGGAAACCAAGGGATATATATTTACCATTGCCAGCTTGGCAGGTGCCAATTTCTTTGCAGGTGGATCGGCCTACAATGCCAGCAAGTTTGGACTGGTAGGTTTCACACAAGCGATGATGCTGGATCTGAGACATGAAGGTATCAACGTAAGTACCATCATGCCTGGGTCAGTCGCCACCTACTTCAACAACCACATCCCTAATGAGCAAGACGATTGGAAGATTCAAATCGAAGACCTAGGTCAGTTGGTGGTCGATGTATTGAAACTAGACCCAAGAACTCTACCATCTAAAATCGAGGTGAGACCAAGTCAACCACCTAAGAAATAG
- a CDS encoding YggS family pyridoxal phosphate-dependent enzyme, whose protein sequence is MNPEIADNIRYFHQLLKNSPAQLIAVSKTKPNEDLLVAYEAGQRAFGENKVQELVDKYESLPKDIEWHMIGHLQRNKVKYIAPFVHLIHGIDSEKLLREVNKQGEKNDRVINCLLQVHIAQEESKFGFDEEEISVMLDAGILDELQHVKICGLMGMATNTESEMQVSKEFAGLKTLLDQLRLHYQHDRLQLDELSMGMSGDYSLALDHGSTMIRVGSTIFGGRNYGV, encoded by the coding sequence ATGAATCCTGAGATCGCAGATAACATACGATATTTTCACCAACTCCTCAAAAATAGCCCTGCACAACTCATAGCGGTCAGCAAGACCAAGCCCAATGAAGACCTTCTGGTCGCCTATGAAGCAGGACAAAGAGCCTTTGGTGAAAACAAAGTGCAGGAGCTGGTGGACAAGTACGAATCGCTACCCAAGGATATTGAGTGGCACATGATCGGCCACCTGCAACGCAACAAGGTGAAATACATCGCGCCCTTCGTGCATTTGATCCACGGCATAGACAGCGAGAAGCTACTCCGTGAGGTCAACAAGCAAGGAGAGAAAAATGACAGAGTCATCAATTGTCTCCTGCAGGTACACATCGCACAGGAAGAAAGCAAGTTTGGATTTGACGAAGAGGAAATCAGCGTCATGTTAGATGCGGGTATCCTAGACGAACTACAGCATGTCAAAATCTGCGGACTGATGGGCATGGCGACAAACACTGAGAGTGAAATGCAAGTGTCCAAGGAATTTGCAGGACTGAAGACCCTACTCGACCAACTCCGACTCCACTACCAACATGACAGATTACAACTCGACGAACTCTCCATGGGCATGAGCGGAGACTACTCCCTCGCCCTAGACCATGGCAGCACCATGATCAGAGTCGGCAGCACCATCTTCGGTGGTAGGAATTATGGGGTGTGA
- a CDS encoding STAS/SEC14 domain-containing protein: protein MRYQSEEMEAKVFHEYEENCLLFKFRNKFTEEASEKACLFWESEFEKRDLDHKISLIWDCTEMSGFELNAQKRWVKCMNKHASQIQRVMVISDNIVIRGAARLILQAFSYESKVVKSYKELDLPVYSN, encoded by the coding sequence ATGAGATATCAATCAGAGGAGATGGAAGCAAAGGTTTTTCATGAATATGAAGAAAATTGTTTGTTGTTTAAATTTAGAAATAAGTTTACAGAAGAAGCCAGTGAAAAAGCTTGCTTATTTTGGGAGAGTGAATTTGAAAAAAGAGATCTTGACCACAAGATATCGCTTATATGGGACTGCACCGAGATGTCTGGTTTTGAGTTAAATGCCCAAAAGAGATGGGTCAAGTGCATGAATAAGCATGCCTCACAAATACAAAGAGTAATGGTAATCTCTGATAATATAGTAATTAGAGGTGCAGCCAGGTTAATACTACAGGCATTTTCTTATGAATCCAAAGTAGTAAAATCATATAAAGAATTGGACTTGCCAGTTTATAGCAATTAG
- a CDS encoding KAP family P-loop NTPase fold protein: MAKLKFEKEELFILWFLYDKNEQGVDNWIDLERLLKDNNYDFKITQLKFWINHLLDEGLIEKNDRLETFAKISFKGIKYVKENWGDFESFHTTQEAQKELIENIEKKSRPISEQLKPLLDDEKNKEDSLNQAKPSQLSEITKLSDEILLFLLKWREVKDPSLKFWLRNQDNEGRLSKGQWFQGSDYIFVGFTRKGDSKNKTKTIGFVVTFKDDQIQEIYFELAYPDEGNPEILDCYKSIALTFHRNIKSKKKHFHYYNYGSWQQALRVFLEQDKPKIDSIINEYGLTKEFEISDEKFNSMLSKILRVRKEQGYEEQTLIMDSDMIEMVDHPMTVGTPVVNLDTDADFQPDNPSKDDDLGRKSIMEIIHDKVEALWPELGKEDSYTILLNGEWGSGKSSMLLYYKEFLNNSGWEVVEYNAWTHQHLDDQWWVLVNKVSQQISLANKPPSIKSHRLWSFRLQNHNTIVVFLLAGIFLFSGYGLFTKGGSELALYGSLIGLLGSIWVTFSGMVQNIFKRRVTTAELARNHSSDPYRPIKDRFNQVTKNRKVAIFIDDLDRCEIEPTVKLLEGIQNLFKQSKVLYVIAADGNWVSNCFDKKYEEFEKLKKKGHTIGNQFLQKSFQLVLDVPKIGTDQHDKLLKKFLRIEEDLPEEPARSDQEVEADIDKAETSEQLESAIKGATTLSQRVVAAKKVEKIINKRKGHLLIDYIKEIPKNPRHMKRLINQFIIKNQVLIIYNSKVQISDDALVQYIIFSSMYPDFDREIRQGIKTLEDLKIENSEINDLIGDGLTTELILNYL, encoded by the coding sequence ATGGCGAAATTGAAATTTGAAAAGGAGGAGTTGTTCATTTTATGGTTTCTGTATGACAAGAATGAACAGGGGGTTGATAATTGGATTGACTTAGAGAGGTTACTTAAGGATAATAACTATGATTTTAAAATCACTCAGCTTAAGTTCTGGATTAATCATCTGCTAGATGAAGGTTTAATTGAAAAGAATGATAGGCTTGAAACCTTTGCTAAAATTTCATTTAAAGGTATAAAGTATGTGAAGGAGAATTGGGGAGATTTTGAATCATTTCACACAACTCAGGAAGCTCAGAAAGAACTTATTGAGAATATAGAAAAGAAATCTAGACCGATATCAGAGCAGCTTAAACCTTTGTTAGATGATGAAAAGAACAAAGAAGATTCATTAAATCAAGCTAAACCCTCACAACTTAGTGAAATAACAAAACTCAGCGACGAAATTCTCCTATTCCTTTTAAAGTGGAGGGAAGTAAAAGACCCTAGTCTTAAGTTTTGGTTAAGAAATCAAGATAATGAGGGTAGATTAAGCAAAGGCCAATGGTTTCAGGGCTCGGATTATATTTTTGTTGGATTCACAAGAAAAGGAGACTCAAAGAACAAAACCAAAACGATAGGTTTTGTAGTAACATTCAAGGATGATCAAATACAGGAGATATATTTTGAATTAGCCTATCCTGATGAGGGTAATCCAGAGATTTTGGATTGCTATAAATCGATTGCTTTAACATTTCATAGAAATATTAAAAGTAAGAAGAAACACTTTCATTACTATAATTACGGTTCATGGCAGCAAGCTCTAAGGGTATTTTTAGAGCAAGATAAACCCAAAATTGATTCAATAATAAACGAGTATGGATTGACAAAAGAATTCGAAATTTCTGATGAGAAATTTAATTCGATGCTTTCCAAAATACTGAGAGTGCGTAAGGAACAAGGTTACGAGGAGCAAACATTGATTATGGACTCAGACATGATTGAAATGGTAGATCATCCAATGACAGTGGGTACTCCTGTTGTGAACTTGGATACTGATGCAGATTTTCAACCAGATAATCCCTCAAAGGATGACGATTTAGGAAGAAAATCGATCATGGAAATTATTCATGATAAAGTTGAAGCTCTTTGGCCTGAACTAGGCAAGGAAGACTCCTATACTATATTACTTAATGGAGAATGGGGAAGTGGTAAATCTTCGATGTTACTTTATTATAAGGAGTTTTTAAATAATTCCGGTTGGGAAGTAGTAGAATACAATGCTTGGACACATCAGCATCTAGATGACCAATGGTGGGTTTTGGTCAATAAAGTGAGTCAACAAATCTCTTTAGCAAACAAACCTCCTTCGATCAAATCACACAGATTGTGGTCATTTCGACTACAAAATCACAATACAATAGTTGTATTTCTTCTTGCTGGAATTTTCTTATTTAGTGGTTATGGACTTTTTACCAAAGGAGGAAGTGAATTGGCATTGTATGGAAGCTTAATAGGTCTACTAGGTAGTATTTGGGTCACTTTTAGCGGAATGGTTCAAAATATATTCAAGAGGAGAGTGACCACTGCTGAATTGGCAAGAAATCATTCATCTGATCCATATAGGCCAATCAAGGATCGATTTAATCAAGTAACAAAGAATCGTAAGGTTGCCATTTTCATAGATGATTTAGATCGCTGTGAAATAGAACCTACTGTCAAGTTATTGGAAGGAATTCAGAATCTGTTCAAGCAGAGCAAGGTGTTATATGTAATTGCTGCAGATGGTAATTGGGTAAGTAATTGCTTCGATAAGAAATATGAAGAATTTGAGAAATTAAAGAAAAAGGGGCATACCATTGGTAATCAGTTTTTACAAAAGAGCTTTCAATTGGTACTAGATGTTCCAAAAATAGGAACAGATCAGCATGATAAGCTTTTGAAAAAATTCTTGCGAATCGAAGAAGATCTTCCAGAAGAACCAGCAAGATCAGACCAAGAAGTGGAGGCAGACATTGATAAAGCAGAAACTAGTGAGCAACTGGAAAGTGCCATAAAGGGAGCTACCACACTTAGTCAAAGAGTAGTGGCAGCAAAGAAGGTTGAGAAAATTATTAATAAGAGAAAAGGTCATTTATTGATTGACTATATTAAGGAAATACCCAAAAATCCTAGGCATATGAAGCGGTTAATTAACCAATTCATTATCAAAAATCAAGTACTGATTATTTACAATTCCAAAGTCCAAATTAGCGATGATGCTTTGGTTCAGTATATTATTTTTTCATCAATGTATCCAGACTTTGATAGAGAAATAAGGCAGGGGATAAAGACTTTAGAAGATCTGAAAATTGAAAATTCGGAAATTAATGATCTAATAGGTGATGGGCTGACAACTGAATTGATTTTGAATTATTTATAA
- a CDS encoding ComEC/Rec2 family competence protein, whose amino-acid sequence MKLCYIVIFLLSAGISQAQYLTTYNNTALRVDHHSGADQVIGGDMKPGEILELLDSGQQNNGYYHAKILGTNIKGWIYRSQVKRESGQLPRFYPNKKGAEVYVVDVGAGLGCIIKTPEGKYIIYDGGNSDYVNTFLNSLYPVGQDIELMILSHTDSDHWRAVDEITADYQIKRALFTSYRPDGLPGTVKGAIDSLKAEPGIVIQDLTEAALTPGTVVYSEGDFSLTFLSGFGKRDEAFAAELGNNASKLRNAASIVIKLDYADQSVLFTGDIVGLDECKKADCACEYECISTERFLLDSMSQYLESSVIIAPHHGARNASCPRFIEAVNAEYVIFSAGNTHKHPHQLTATNYQSYGGVPLENIYRTDVGKAPIDTDSNPCNNEWIGRNNLDTETDGSFDDHIRIQITEAGRLLVGYLR is encoded by the coding sequence ATGAAACTTTGCTATATAGTGATATTCCTGCTGAGTGCAGGGATATCTCAAGCGCAATACCTAACTACCTACAACAACACCGCTCTCAGAGTAGACCATCACAGTGGTGCTGACCAAGTGATCGGTGGCGACATGAAGCCTGGAGAGATCTTGGAGCTACTCGATAGTGGACAACAAAATAACGGCTACTATCATGCAAAAATCCTCGGTACGAATATCAAGGGTTGGATCTATCGATCACAGGTCAAAAGGGAGTCGGGACAGTTGCCCAGATTCTATCCCAACAAGAAGGGAGCTGAGGTCTATGTAGTAGATGTAGGAGCAGGGCTCGGCTGCATCATCAAAACTCCCGAAGGCAAGTACATCATCTATGATGGAGGCAACAGTGACTATGTCAACACCTTCCTCAATAGTCTATACCCAGTGGGGCAAGACATAGAACTGATGATCCTGAGTCATACGGATTCGGATCATTGGAGAGCGGTGGATGAAATCACTGCTGATTATCAAATCAAACGTGCGCTATTTACCAGCTATCGACCCGACGGACTACCTGGGACGGTGAAGGGCGCAATTGATTCCCTCAAGGCAGAGCCAGGCATAGTGATTCAGGATTTGACTGAGGCAGCACTGACACCCGGGACTGTTGTTTATAGCGAAGGAGATTTTAGTCTCACTTTTTTGTCAGGCTTTGGCAAGAGAGACGAAGCATTTGCGGCGGAGCTGGGAAACAATGCCTCCAAACTGAGGAATGCTGCCAGCATCGTTATCAAGCTAGACTATGCGGATCAGTCGGTGCTATTCACAGGAGATATTGTCGGGCTGGACGAATGTAAAAAGGCAGATTGTGCCTGCGAATACGAATGCATCTCTACAGAGCGCTTCTTGCTGGACTCCATGAGTCAGTACCTAGAATCCAGTGTCATCATAGCACCTCATCATGGTGCGCGCAATGCCAGTTGTCCACGGTTCATCGAGGCAGTCAATGCCGAGTATGTCATCTTCTCTGCGGGCAATACCCACAAGCATCCTCATCAGCTCACTGCCACCAATTACCAAAGCTATGGCGGTGTGCCTCTGGAGAATATCTATCGCACAGATGTCGGGAAAGCTCCCATAGATACGGACAGCAACCCCTGCAACAATGAATGGATAGGACGAAATAACCTAGATACCGAGACAGATGGTTCTTTCGACGACCACATACGGATTCAGATCACAGAGGCTGGCCGCTTGTTGGTCGGGTATCTACGGTAG
- a CDS encoding patatin-like phospholipase family protein: protein MNPLKRILSIDGGGIRGIIPGQIIVEIEKEFRIQVSDYFDLVAGTSTGGILACAYLCPDGKSKKPKFSAEQVVDLYFDRGDEIFDIPTFHKIKTMGGILDEKYPADGIEDALKDYFGDVWLSNLLKPTVITSYDIKNRKGHFFYQHKAVADEYNFKVKDVCRATSAAPTYFECEKVTSKSGEDYPLIDGGVFVNNPALVAYAEGRELFDINKRKAKAEDMKILSLGTGYTHKTYHYSKARNYGMAEWVQPIIDIMMSGSAEVADYQLRKIYDTTPQPKQYLRLDGDLKGSSVDPEMDCATHQNMKALKEYGQQLFKDNKDALAEWLGL from the coding sequence ATGAATCCACTAAAAAGAATATTATCCATTGACGGGGGAGGAATCAGAGGAATCATCCCTGGACAGATTATTGTCGAAATCGAGAAGGAATTTAGAATCCAAGTCTCTGACTATTTTGACCTGGTAGCTGGCACCAGTACAGGAGGAATCTTGGCTTGTGCCTATTTATGTCCTGACGGAAAAAGCAAAAAGCCCAAGTTTAGCGCAGAGCAAGTGGTCGATCTTTATTTTGACAGGGGAGATGAGATTTTTGACATCCCGACCTTTCATAAGATCAAAACCATGGGAGGTATACTAGACGAAAAATATCCCGCAGATGGGATCGAGGATGCTTTGAAGGATTATTTTGGGGATGTCTGGTTATCAAATCTGCTGAAACCTACCGTGATCACCTCCTATGATATCAAAAACCGCAAAGGGCATTTCTTTTACCAGCACAAGGCAGTTGCAGACGAGTATAATTTTAAAGTCAAAGACGTCTGTCGCGCTACATCAGCTGCACCTACGTATTTTGAATGTGAGAAAGTAACCTCCAAATCCGGAGAAGACTACCCTTTGATTGACGGAGGGGTATTTGTCAACAACCCTGCACTAGTGGCTTATGCCGAGGGGAGGGAGTTATTCGATATCAATAAGAGAAAGGCCAAGGCAGAGGATATGAAAATCCTGTCTCTCGGCACTGGCTATACACACAAGACCTATCACTACAGCAAAGCCCGCAACTACGGGATGGCCGAATGGGTGCAGCCCATCATAGACATCATGATGTCTGGCTCTGCTGAAGTGGCCGATTATCAGCTCCGAAAAATCTATGATACGACTCCTCAACCAAAGCAGTATCTACGGCTAGATGGAGACCTGAAAGGAAGCTCTGTCGACCCAGAGATGGACTGTGCCACTCATCAGAATATGAAAGCTTTGAAGGAGTATGGACAACAATTATTTAAAGACAACAAAGACGCCCTTGCCGAGTGGTTGGGGTTGTAG
- a CDS encoding N-acetylmuramoyl-L-alanine amidase codes for MKIENHLLVPSSGSQVSHQLTNKTSGQFRDSLPDTVVIHFTAGRDAKSSIQTLTDPNVPASAHLVIGRDNSITQLVPFNTVAWHAGKSSWADRSGLNAYSIGIEIDNAGRLDKQGEEYLSWFKKSYAAVEVFQGIHRNESVASYWHRYTPEQIEIVEQIVRLLCETYGIKLILGHEEISPDRKIDPGPAFPLDKLRNNILYANRQQDDPAAFDPAGQTTDYPTATVTAYQLNVRSKPSANSDLVIEPLTKGEMVQILETKGKWSKVKSCKRAG; via the coding sequence ATGAAAATCGAAAACCATCTATTGGTACCATCCTCTGGCTCTCAGGTGAGCCATCAGCTGACCAACAAGACCAGTGGACAGTTCAGAGACAGCCTGCCTGATACCGTGGTGATCCACTTCACCGCAGGTAGAGATGCCAAGTCCTCGATTCAGACCTTGACTGATCCCAATGTACCAGCCAGTGCTCACCTCGTCATAGGCAGGGACAACAGTATTACCCAGTTGGTGCCGTTCAATACCGTTGCTTGGCACGCAGGCAAAAGTAGCTGGGCGGATCGATCAGGACTCAACGCCTACAGCATCGGGATAGAGATCGACAATGCCGGTCGCCTCGACAAACAAGGAGAGGAATACCTGTCGTGGTTCAAGAAGTCTTATGCTGCTGTGGAAGTGTTTCAGGGAATCCATCGCAACGAAAGTGTAGCCAGCTACTGGCACCGCTATACCCCAGAGCAGATAGAGATCGTCGAGCAGATCGTCCGATTGCTGTGCGAGACCTATGGGATCAAACTCATTCTTGGTCATGAGGAGATTTCTCCAGATAGGAAGATCGATCCAGGACCTGCTTTCCCGCTCGACAAATTGCGCAATAACATCCTCTATGCGAACAGACAGCAGGATGATCCCGCAGCATTCGACCCAGCAGGTCAAACCACAGACTACCCAACTGCCACCGTCACCGCCTACCAGCTCAACGTCCGCAGCAAACCCTCCGCCAACAGCGATCTCGTCATAGAACCCCTCACCAAGGGCGAAATGGTACAGATCCTAGAGACCAAAGGCAAATGGAGCAAAGTAAAATCGTGCAAGAGGGCTGGGTGA